One Trichomycterus rosablanca isolate fTriRos1 chromosome 23, fTriRos1.hap1, whole genome shotgun sequence genomic window carries:
- the LOC134301176 gene encoding ADP-ribosyl cyclase/cyclic ADP-ribose hydrolase 1-like isoform X1, whose product MAYEVVNNRSRKTKRKLFGLVGTAVLVLGVVLVLVVVLLVKNGNGNANSVRKTVIARCESYLKEHSSIARLNECEKIWGAFEKAYVGRDACDVPLEAYDPLIKTVTQQITCNTKLFWSKTNAIAHAFTKSRNCLLTVEDTLLGFIFNGLTWCSKNDSKETLTTHCPEWSYCQNNPVRSFWIQASRHFAVTACGHVFAMLNGSLEAPFSTSSVFGSVEVKSFNSSKVDSLTVLLVTKDTDNTTCSSPSFKDLRNALASEIVYNCTEVPYSSVERCISHPEIQCSDCLSRPGVFSTQ is encoded by the exons ATGGCTTATGAGGTGGTCAATAACCGTTCGCGCAAAACGAAAAGAAAACTGTTTGGTCTGGTTGGAACGGCGGTACTTGTGCTCGGAGTCGTTCTCGTCCTCGTCGTTGTGCTGTTAGTAAAAAACGGGAATGGAAACGCGAACAGTGTGAGGAAAACCGTCATTGCTAGATGTGAAAGCTATCTGAAAGAACACAGCAGCATAGCAAG GCTGAATGAATGCGAGAAGATCTGGGGGGCTTTTGAGAAGGCCTACGTGGGCAGAGATGCATGTGACGTCCCTCTCGAGGCTTACGATCCTCTAATAAAAACAGTCACGCAGCAGATTACCTGTAATACT aAGTTGTTCTGGAGCAAAACAAATGCCATAGCACACGCATTTACAAAGAGCAGAAATTGCCTGTTGACTGTGGAAGACACACTGCTAGGATTCATTTTTAATGGACTGACCTGGTGCAGCAAAAATGACAGTAAAG AAACATTAACTACACACTGCCCTGAGTGGTCATATTGCCAGAACAACCCTGTGCGCTCTTTTTGGATTCAGGCTTCAAGACAT TTTGCCGTCACTGCATGTGGACACGTATTTGCAATGCTCAACGGATCCCTGGAAGCACCGTTCAGCACCTCTAG TGTCTTTGGAAGTGTAGAAGTAAAGAGTTTCAACTCCAGTAAGGTGGATAGTTTGACTGTTTTGCTCGTCACCAAGGACACAGACAA TACTACATGTTCGAGTCCCTCATTTAAGGATCTTCGAAATGCTTTGGCCTCAGAGATTGTTTACAACTGCACAGAGGTTCCCTA TTCCAGTGTTGAAAGATGCATTTCTCATCCAGAGATTCAATGCAGTGACTGCTTATCAAGGCCTGGTGTGTTCA
- the LOC134301176 gene encoding ADP-ribosyl cyclase/cyclic ADP-ribose hydrolase 1-like isoform X2 translates to MAYEVVNNRSRKTKRKLFGLVGTAVLVLGVVLVLVVVLLVKNGNGNANSVRKTVIARCESYLKEHSSIARLNECEKIWGAFEKAYVGRDACDVPLEAYDPLIKTVTQQITCNTLFWSKTNAIAHAFTKSRNCLLTVEDTLLGFIFNGLTWCSKNDSKETLTTHCPEWSYCQNNPVRSFWIQASRHFAVTACGHVFAMLNGSLEAPFSTSSVFGSVEVKSFNSSKVDSLTVLLVTKDTDNTTCSSPSFKDLRNALASEIVYNCTEVPYSSVERCISHPEIQCSDCLSRPGVFSTQ, encoded by the exons ATGGCTTATGAGGTGGTCAATAACCGTTCGCGCAAAACGAAAAGAAAACTGTTTGGTCTGGTTGGAACGGCGGTACTTGTGCTCGGAGTCGTTCTCGTCCTCGTCGTTGTGCTGTTAGTAAAAAACGGGAATGGAAACGCGAACAGTGTGAGGAAAACCGTCATTGCTAGATGTGAAAGCTATCTGAAAGAACACAGCAGCATAGCAAG GCTGAATGAATGCGAGAAGATCTGGGGGGCTTTTGAGAAGGCCTACGTGGGCAGAGATGCATGTGACGTCCCTCTCGAGGCTTACGATCCTCTAATAAAAACAGTCACGCAGCAGATTACCTGTAATACT TTGTTCTGGAGCAAAACAAATGCCATAGCACACGCATTTACAAAGAGCAGAAATTGCCTGTTGACTGTGGAAGACACACTGCTAGGATTCATTTTTAATGGACTGACCTGGTGCAGCAAAAATGACAGTAAAG AAACATTAACTACACACTGCCCTGAGTGGTCATATTGCCAGAACAACCCTGTGCGCTCTTTTTGGATTCAGGCTTCAAGACAT TTTGCCGTCACTGCATGTGGACACGTATTTGCAATGCTCAACGGATCCCTGGAAGCACCGTTCAGCACCTCTAG TGTCTTTGGAAGTGTAGAAGTAAAGAGTTTCAACTCCAGTAAGGTGGATAGTTTGACTGTTTTGCTCGTCACCAAGGACACAGACAA TACTACATGTTCGAGTCCCTCATTTAAGGATCTTCGAAATGCTTTGGCCTCAGAGATTGTTTACAACTGCACAGAGGTTCCCTA TTCCAGTGTTGAAAGATGCATTTCTCATCCAGAGATTCAATGCAGTGACTGCTTATCAAGGCCTGGTGTGTTCA